In Streptomyces sp. NBC_01707, a genomic segment contains:
- a CDS encoding ABC transporter permease, with product MAVTAAEVAVIDATETPAPSKRRLRFLRGRKTVVGLGILLFFVVIAVIGPWIAPYDPDTMSDALLQPPSGAHWFGTTQTGQDVLSQILVGTRGVLVVGFVAGIFATILSVLIGVSAGFLGGTADELLSVLSNVFLVIPGLPLIIIIASLVSDTGDLLIATVIALTSWAWGARVLRAQTLSLRRRDYVEAARATGESTWRIILFEVLPNLTAVIASGFVGTVIFAILSEITLAFIGVADISNWNWGTVLFWAQSNQALAQGAWWWFVPAGLCIALLGMSLALINFGIDEFVNPRLRTETGASRKVRMRVGFTPVARGTHDAAARGTHDKETRS from the coding sequence ATGGCCGTCACCGCTGCCGAGGTCGCCGTGATCGACGCGACCGAGACCCCGGCGCCGAGCAAGCGCAGGCTCCGCTTCCTGCGCGGCCGCAAGACCGTCGTCGGCCTCGGGATCCTGCTCTTCTTCGTAGTGATCGCCGTCATCGGGCCGTGGATCGCCCCGTACGACCCCGACACCATGAGTGATGCACTGCTCCAACCGCCTTCCGGCGCACACTGGTTCGGGACCACACAGACCGGTCAGGACGTGCTCTCGCAGATCCTTGTCGGCACCCGCGGCGTCCTGGTCGTCGGTTTCGTCGCTGGCATCTTCGCGACGATCCTGTCCGTACTGATCGGCGTCAGCGCCGGCTTCCTCGGCGGCACTGCCGACGAGTTGCTCTCGGTGCTCTCCAACGTCTTCCTGGTCATTCCGGGGCTGCCGCTGATCATCATCATCGCCAGTCTCGTCTCCGACACCGGCGACCTCCTGATCGCCACCGTCATCGCCCTCACCTCGTGGGCCTGGGGCGCGCGTGTCCTGCGCGCCCAGACGCTGTCGCTGCGCCGCAGGGACTACGTCGAAGCGGCCCGCGCCACCGGTGAGTCCACCTGGCGGATCATCCTCTTCGAGGTCCTGCCGAACCTGACGGCCGTCATCGCGTCCGGCTTCGTCGGCACAGTCATCTTCGCGATCCTGTCCGAGATCACCCTCGCCTTCATCGGTGTCGCCGACATCTCCAACTGGAACTGGGGGACCGTCCTGTTCTGGGCGCAGTCCAACCAGGCACTGGCCCAGGGCGCGTGGTGGTGGTTCGTCCCGGCCGGGCTCTGCATCGCCCTGCTCGGCATGTCGCTCGCCCTGATCAACTTCGGCATCGACGAGTTCGTCAACCCGCGGCTGCGTACGGAGACGGGCGCGTCCCGGAAGGTCCGGATGCGGGTCGGCTTCACCCCCGTGGCGCGCGGTACGCACGATGCCGCGGCGCGCGGCACGCACGACAAGGAGACCCGCTCATGA
- a CDS encoding ABC transporter permease, whose translation MKYLLQRLAFYLVTAWAAITINFLIPRLMPGDPVQALLSRFQGQLDTSAIDSLTALFGLDKHMSLWEQYTDYWSHLLDGDLGLSFTFFPTPVSEVISQSLPWTLALVGVTTLISFALGTGIGVFTGWRRGSWMDSLLPVTTFISAIPYFWLGLIAIALFAVKWPLFPASGGYDNALVPAFDWPFVSSALYHAALPGLTIVLSAMAGWILGMRNMMVTVSSEDYVMVAQAKGLSERRVMFGYAARNAILPNISGFALSLGFIVGGTLLVEMVFSYPGIGYQLFQGVAAKDYPLMQGIFLIITLSVLAANLLADVIYMALDPRTRREA comes from the coding sequence GTGAAGTATCTGCTGCAACGGCTCGCCTTTTATCTGGTCACCGCGTGGGCCGCGATCACCATCAACTTCCTGATCCCGCGCCTGATGCCCGGGGACCCGGTCCAGGCGCTCCTCTCCCGCTTCCAGGGCCAGCTGGACACCAGCGCGATCGACTCGCTCACGGCGCTCTTCGGTCTCGACAAACACATGTCGCTCTGGGAGCAGTACACCGACTACTGGTCGCATCTGCTCGACGGCGACCTCGGGCTGTCCTTCACCTTCTTCCCGACGCCGGTCAGCGAGGTGATCAGTCAGTCGCTGCCGTGGACGCTGGCACTCGTCGGCGTCACCACCCTGATCAGCTTCGCGCTCGGCACCGGCATCGGCGTCTTCACCGGCTGGCGGCGCGGCTCCTGGATGGACAGCCTGCTGCCTGTCACCACGTTCATCTCCGCCATTCCGTACTTCTGGCTGGGACTCATCGCCATCGCGCTGTTCGCCGTGAAGTGGCCGCTCTTCCCGGCCTCGGGCGGATACGACAACGCCCTGGTGCCGGCCTTCGACTGGCCGTTCGTCTCCAGCGCGCTCTACCACGCCGCGCTGCCGGGCCTGACGATCGTGCTCAGCGCAATGGCCGGCTGGATCCTGGGCATGCGGAACATGATGGTGACGGTGTCCAGCGAGGACTACGTCATGGTCGCCCAGGCCAAGGGGCTCTCCGAGCGCCGGGTGATGTTCGGATACGCGGCACGCAACGCGATCCTGCCCAACATCTCCGGCTTCGCCCTCTCCCTGGGCTTCATCGTCGGCGGCACCCTGCTGGTGGAGATGGTCTTCTCCTACCCGGGCATCGGCTACCAGCTCTTCCAGGGTGTGGCTGCGAAGGACTACCCCCTGATGCAGGGCATCTTCCTCATCATCACGCTCTCCGTCCTCGCGGCGAATCTCCTCGCCGACGTGATCTACATGGCCCTCGACCCCCGTACCCGAAGGGAGGCCTAG
- a CDS encoding ABC transporter ATP-binding protein — MTTTTDQTDDIVLEARGVTKHFPVRRTGRDLVARHRRTVHAVDDVSLQLRRGTVTALVGESGSGKSTVARLLSQLYPLTEGEIRLGGKAVKAGRGRSFRSYVRQVQLIFQDPFASLNPVHTVRYHLTRSLKIHGREATGTELAALLERVQLTPAAQYLDKFPHELSGGQRQRVAIARALGADPKVLLADEPVSMLDVSIRLGVLNLLRDLKERLHLAILYITHDIASARYFADTTLVMYAGRIVEGGDSETVTQRPAHPYTQLLIASAPDPDRVVAEEEQEETGSGEPPSLIAPPAGCRFHPRCPKAMERCRTELPPRFDLADGQWAACWLYADAAEAADDHEKEAAK; from the coding sequence ATGACCACCACCACCGATCAGACCGACGACATCGTGCTCGAAGCACGCGGAGTCACCAAGCACTTCCCCGTCCGCCGCACCGGCCGCGATCTCGTCGCACGCCATCGCCGCACCGTCCACGCCGTCGACGACGTCTCGCTGCAACTGCGGCGCGGCACCGTCACGGCCCTGGTAGGGGAGTCCGGCTCCGGGAAATCCACCGTCGCCCGGCTGCTCTCCCAGCTGTATCCGCTCACCGAGGGTGAGATCCGGCTGGGCGGCAAGGCGGTGAAGGCGGGCCGTGGCCGGTCCTTCCGCTCGTACGTACGACAGGTCCAGCTGATCTTCCAGGACCCGTTCGCCTCACTCAATCCGGTGCACACCGTGCGCTACCACCTCACCCGGTCGCTGAAGATCCACGGCCGGGAGGCGACCGGGACCGAACTCGCTGCACTGCTGGAACGGGTGCAGCTCACCCCTGCCGCCCAGTACCTCGACAAGTTCCCGCACGAGCTCTCCGGTGGCCAGCGCCAGCGCGTCGCCATCGCCCGTGCGCTCGGCGCCGACCCGAAGGTCCTCCTGGCCGACGAGCCCGTCTCGATGCTCGACGTCTCCATCCGGCTCGGCGTCCTCAACCTGCTGCGGGACCTCAAGGAACGCCTCCATCTGGCGATCCTCTACATCACCCACGACATCGCCTCCGCCCGCTACTTCGCGGACACCACGCTCGTGATGTACGCGGGGCGGATCGTCGAGGGCGGGGACAGCGAGACCGTCACCCAGCGCCCCGCACATCCCTATACCCAGTTGCTCATCGCCTCGGCACCCGATCCGGACCGGGTGGTCGCCGAGGAGGAGCAGGAGGAGACCGGCAGTGGCGAACCGCCCTCGCTGATCGCCCCGCCGGCCGGCTGCCGCTTCCACCCGCGCTGCCCGAAGGCGATGGAGCGCTGCCGCACCGAACTGCCGCCGCGCTTCGACCTGGCGGACGGCCAGTGGGCGGCCTGCTGGCTGTACGCGGACGCTGCGGAAGCCGCCGACGACCACGAGAAGGAGGCTGCGAAGTGA
- a CDS encoding ABC transporter substrate-binding protein: MSARRRPVLRALSIATVVVALATGCSSANSGANKGGGGASGVLTLGKPDGPQTNNSNPFLNTSAGATLGYRYMIYEPLAMTNQIKPADKAEPWLATDWTWESNFTKVTFSLDPKAKWADGKPLTADDVAYTFNLLKTHSALNWNGIPFDGVAIEGKKVVLTFKDSQYVNQNKIIQTFIVPKHIWEGVKDPETWPNRNPVGSGPYKLKTFTPQTTTLTATPTYWKGATKVKELRYSAYNDNSAATTALASGKLEWSFVFMPNYKQLFINKDPKNHKLWFPSGLGIHGLWFNTARKPFDNPALRKAMAMVVDRKAIYTQAEATLYPEITNPTGIPLPAGDSFLAPEYKSATTAPDVAGAKKILDDAGFKLSGGVLKDPSGKPVKLTLTDPAGWNDYITGLSIIKDNIKQLGIEAKVKTQTAEAWGADVANGNFDATLHWTNSGATPYDMYQNIMDGAILQPIGKASQTGNFGRFKSPEATQALKDFANATEEATRTEAMNKLQKIMVDQAPMIPTAAAPIGAEYSTKNWVGWPTEADPYAPPQHTQPSALQIVLKLKPSK; the protein is encoded by the coding sequence ATGTCCGCACGCCGCCGCCCCGTACTGAGAGCGCTCTCAATAGCCACCGTCGTGGTCGCTCTCGCCACCGGTTGCTCGTCCGCCAACTCGGGTGCCAACAAAGGGGGTGGCGGCGCCTCCGGCGTGCTGACCCTGGGCAAGCCGGACGGGCCGCAGACCAACAACAGCAACCCGTTCCTGAACACCTCGGCCGGTGCCACGCTCGGCTACCGCTACATGATCTACGAGCCGCTGGCGATGACGAACCAGATCAAGCCCGCGGACAAGGCCGAGCCGTGGCTGGCGACCGACTGGACGTGGGAGTCCAACTTCACCAAGGTCACCTTCAGCCTCGACCCCAAGGCCAAGTGGGCCGACGGCAAGCCGCTGACCGCCGATGACGTCGCGTACACGTTCAACCTGCTGAAGACGCACTCGGCGCTCAACTGGAACGGCATCCCGTTCGACGGCGTCGCCATCGAGGGCAAGAAGGTCGTCCTGACCTTCAAGGACTCCCAGTACGTCAACCAGAACAAGATCATTCAGACGTTCATCGTTCCCAAGCACATCTGGGAAGGCGTCAAGGACCCGGAGACCTGGCCCAACCGGAACCCGGTCGGCTCCGGCCCGTACAAGCTCAAGACGTTCACCCCGCAGACCACCACGCTGACCGCCACGCCCACGTACTGGAAGGGCGCGACGAAGGTCAAGGAGCTGCGGTACAGCGCGTACAACGACAACAGCGCGGCGACCACGGCGCTGGCGAGCGGAAAGCTCGAGTGGTCGTTCGTCTTCATGCCGAACTACAAGCAGCTGTTCATCAACAAGGACCCCAAGAACCACAAGCTGTGGTTCCCCTCGGGCCTCGGCATCCACGGACTGTGGTTCAACACCGCCCGCAAGCCGTTCGACAACCCGGCGCTGCGCAAGGCCATGGCTATGGTCGTCGACCGCAAGGCGATCTACACCCAGGCCGAGGCGACGCTCTACCCGGAGATCACCAACCCGACCGGCATCCCGCTGCCCGCCGGTGACTCGTTCCTCGCGCCCGAGTACAAGAGCGCCACGACCGCACCCGATGTGGCCGGCGCCAAGAAGATCCTCGACGACGCGGGGTTCAAGCTCTCCGGCGGCGTGCTCAAGGACCCGAGCGGCAAGCCGGTGAAGCTGACACTGACCGACCCGGCCGGCTGGAACGACTACATCACCGGGCTCTCCATCATCAAGGACAACATCAAGCAGCTCGGCATCGAGGCGAAGGTCAAGACGCAGACCGCCGAGGCTTGGGGTGCGGACGTCGCCAACGGCAACTTCGACGCCACCCTGCACTGGACCAACAGCGGTGCGACCCCGTACGACATGTACCAGAACATCATGGACGGCGCGATCCTCCAGCCCATCGGCAAGGCCTCCCAGACAGGCAACTTCGGCCGGTTCAAGAGCCCCGAGGCGACCCAGGCGCTCAAGGACTTCGCCAACGCCACCGAGGAGGCCACCCGCACCGAGGCCATGAACAAGCTCCAGAAGATCATGGTCGACCAGGCGCCGATGATCCCGACGGCCGCCGCCCCCATCGGAGCCGAGTACTCCACGAAGAACTGGGTGGGCTGGCCCACCGAGGCCGACCCGTACGCCCCGCCGCAGCACACCCAGCCCTCAGCGCTGCAGATCGTGCTGAAGCTCAAGCCCTCCAAGTAG
- a CDS encoding LacI family DNA-binding transcriptional regulator: protein MRVTIADVAREAGVSKTTVSRVINAKGEVDGSTAARVREVIAQLGYVPSSGAVGLARGSSRTVGMLVPSLTWPWMGEVLQGVVDTVEAADYGLLLFTCNRGAESVERFTSQVSARAFDGLVVVEPENTLDHLTALHRGGLPIVLIDDRGHHPEFASVVTTNHEGGASAARHLLAAGRTRPLVLTGPQHFGCVRDRLDGFRTVLPTDLVVHGDFTEQSGRQAVEQLLSAGTQFDSVFAHNDISAAGVLRALRAAGRSVPDDIAVVGFDDIPMAEHTEPPLTTVRQPTRQMGETAARLLLSHLGGTATPDGPVVLPTELVVRLSAP, encoded by the coding sequence ATGCGTGTCACCATCGCCGATGTCGCCCGCGAGGCCGGCGTCAGCAAGACGACCGTGTCCCGGGTCATCAACGCCAAGGGTGAGGTGGACGGTTCAACGGCAGCCCGCGTTCGTGAAGTGATCGCGCAGCTCGGTTACGTACCCAGCTCGGGGGCCGTCGGACTGGCCCGTGGCAGCAGCCGTACGGTCGGCATGCTGGTGCCTTCGCTCACCTGGCCGTGGATGGGCGAAGTGCTCCAGGGCGTCGTCGACACCGTCGAGGCCGCCGACTACGGGCTGTTGCTCTTCACCTGCAACCGGGGCGCCGAGTCCGTGGAGCGCTTCACCAGCCAGGTGTCTGCGCGTGCCTTCGACGGACTCGTCGTCGTCGAACCCGAGAACACCCTCGACCACCTCACCGCACTGCACCGCGGCGGCCTGCCGATCGTGCTCATCGACGATCGTGGCCACCACCCCGAGTTCGCCTCCGTCGTGACCACCAACCACGAAGGAGGCGCGTCCGCGGCCCGCCATCTGCTGGCCGCCGGACGCACCAGACCCCTGGTCCTCACGGGCCCCCAGCACTTCGGCTGTGTACGCGACCGGCTGGACGGATTCCGTACGGTCCTGCCGACCGACCTCGTCGTCCATGGGGACTTCACCGAACAGTCCGGTCGGCAGGCCGTGGAGCAACTCCTCTCCGCAGGAACGCAGTTCGACTCGGTCTTCGCGCACAACGACATCAGCGCGGCGGGCGTGCTGCGGGCGTTGCGCGCGGCCGGCCGATCGGTGCCCGACGACATCGCCGTGGTCGGCTTCGACGACATCCCGATGGCCGAGCACACCGAACCACCGCTGACCACCGTGCGCCAGCCCACCCGGCAGATGGGTGAGACGGCAGCGCGGCTGCTGCTCTCCCATCTCGGCGGCACGGCCACCCCCGACGGACCGGTCGTGCTGCCCACCGAACTGGTCGTGCGCCTCTCGGCGCCGTAG
- a CDS encoding lectin has translation MIRSSRAARALVAAVLATAGLSGLSSGTAQAAGETVNIALTTTDDTGGRHVTRGLEAQAPIAFGAGNGGGGTNITVDENTRYQTFTGGGASFTDTAAYLMKSSGALSQATRDATMKKLFSPTEGIGLSFVRNPMGGSDLARTGYTYDDVPSGQTDPSLAKFSIAHDLEDVLPLTRQAKQLNPALTTVASPWTAPAWMKDSGQLNGGWLKAENYGTYADYFVKYLQAYRDQGVPVDYVTAQNEPTCCSGYPSMSWNGSGLAYFTKSELLPELQSAGLATKVLAHDWNWDTYDAYAAATVDDPAVRNHPNFGGVAWHGYGGDVTKQTTVHNQYPAMDAFQTEHSGGTWIADQQREDMLNIVDYTRNWAKSVTKWSLAVDQNRGPHNGGCGTCDGLITVHNGDSRSGQVDYNIEYYTMGHLTKFVRPGAQRIASTASSTVPNVAWRNPDGSKALIAYNGGTSAQQVTVNWGGQKFTYSLPGRTSATFTWSGSPSGSTGASGVLSGPAGKCLDVAGGSSADGTAVQLYDCNGSAAQRWTVAADGSIQALGSCLDVTSASTADGAKVQLYTCNGSSAQRWTYDAATGDVVNTAADKCLDITDRSTANGARAQIWTCTGAANQKWHLQ, from the coding sequence ATGATCAGATCAAGCAGAGCGGCTCGCGCGCTGGTCGCCGCAGTGCTCGCGACCGCGGGTCTCAGCGGGCTCTCGTCCGGTACGGCGCAGGCCGCCGGTGAGACCGTGAACATCGCGCTGACCACGACGGACGACACCGGTGGCCGGCATGTCACCCGTGGCCTGGAAGCCCAGGCCCCGATCGCCTTCGGTGCCGGGAACGGTGGCGGCGGCACGAACATCACGGTCGACGAGAACACCCGGTACCAGACGTTCACGGGTGGCGGCGCCTCGTTCACCGACACGGCCGCGTACTTGATGAAGAGCAGCGGGGCGCTCAGCCAGGCGACCCGAGACGCGACGATGAAGAAGCTGTTCTCCCCCACCGAGGGCATCGGGCTCTCGTTCGTACGCAATCCGATGGGCGGCTCGGACCTCGCCAGAACCGGCTACACGTATGACGACGTACCATCCGGCCAGACCGACCCGTCGCTGGCGAAATTCTCGATCGCACACGATCTGGAGGACGTGCTCCCGCTGACCAGGCAGGCCAAGCAGCTCAACCCGGCGCTGACGACGGTCGCGTCGCCGTGGACCGCGCCGGCCTGGATGAAGGACAGCGGCCAGCTGAACGGCGGCTGGCTGAAGGCGGAGAACTACGGCACCTACGCCGACTACTTCGTGAAGTACCTCCAGGCGTATCGGGACCAGGGTGTTCCGGTCGATTACGTCACCGCGCAGAACGAGCCGACCTGCTGTTCCGGCTATCCGTCGATGAGCTGGAACGGCTCGGGGCTCGCCTACTTCACCAAGAGCGAGCTGCTGCCCGAACTCCAGTCCGCGGGGCTCGCCACCAAGGTCCTCGCCCACGACTGGAACTGGGACACCTACGACGCCTACGCGGCGGCCACGGTGGACGACCCGGCGGTGCGCAACCACCCGAACTTCGGCGGGGTCGCCTGGCACGGCTACGGCGGTGACGTCACCAAACAGACCACCGTGCACAACCAGTACCCGGCGATGGACGCCTTCCAGACCGAGCACTCCGGCGGCACCTGGATCGCCGACCAGCAGCGCGAGGACATGCTCAACATCGTCGACTACACCCGTAACTGGGCGAAGTCGGTGACCAAGTGGTCCCTGGCCGTGGACCAGAACCGGGGTCCGCACAACGGCGGCTGTGGCACCTGCGACGGGCTGATCACCGTGCACAACGGGGACAGCAGGAGCGGGCAGGTCGACTACAACATCGAGTACTACACGATGGGTCATCTGACGAAGTTCGTCCGGCCCGGCGCCCAGCGGATCGCGTCGACGGCCAGCTCCACCGTGCCCAATGTGGCCTGGCGCAACCCGGACGGCTCGAAGGCGCTGATCGCGTACAACGGCGGCACCTCGGCGCAGCAGGTCACCGTCAACTGGGGCGGCCAGAAGTTCACCTACTCGCTGCCGGGCCGCACCTCGGCGACCTTCACCTGGTCCGGCAGCCCGTCCGGCTCCACCGGCGCCTCGGGCGTCCTCTCGGGCCCTGCGGGCAAGTGCCTGGACGTCGCGGGCGGCAGCAGCGCCGACGGGACGGCCGTCCAGCTCTATGACTGCAACGGTTCGGCGGCTCAGCGCTGGACGGTCGCAGCGGACGGTTCCATCCAGGCGTTGGGTTCCTGCCTGGATGTGACGTCGGCGTCGACGGCCGACGGAGCAAAGGTGCAGCTGTACACCTGCAACGGCTCCTCGGCACAGCGCTGGACGTACGACGCCGCGACGGGTGACGTCGTCAACACGGCCGCGGACAAGTGTCTGGACATCACCGACCGGTCGACGGCGAACGGGGCCCGCGCCCAGATCTGGACCTGCACCGGAGCCGCCAACCAGAAGTGGCATCTCCAGTAA
- the cimA gene encoding citramalate synthase, whose amino-acid sequence MTTKAKATDDSFHVFDTTLRDGAQREGINLTVADKLTIARHLDNFGVGFIEGGWPGANPRDTEFFARAQQEIEFKNAELVAFGATRRAGGRASEDPQVKALLESGAPVITLVAKSHDRHVELALRTTLDENLEMVRDTVSYLREQGRRVFVDCEHFFDGYRANPEYAKDVVRAASEAGADVVILCDTNGGMLPAQIQAVVSTVLADTGARLGIHAQDDTGCAVANTLAAVDAGATHVQCTANGYGERVGNANLFPVVAALELKYGKTVLPEGALADMTRISHAIAEVVNLTPSTHQPYVGVSAFAHKAGLHASAIKVDPDLYQHIDPALVGNTMRMLVSDMAGRASIELKGKELGIDLGGDRQLIGRVVERVKERELKGYTYEAADASFELLLRAEAEGRVRRYFRTESWRAIVEDRPDGTHANEATVKLWAKGERLVATAEGNGPVNALDRALRVALERIYPQLAKLELVDYKVRILEGRTGTESTTRVLITTGDGTGDWATVGVAENVIAASWQALEDAYTYGLLRAGVEPTE is encoded by the coding sequence ATGACCACCAAGGCCAAGGCCACCGATGACAGCTTCCATGTCTTCGACACCACACTGCGCGACGGTGCACAGCGTGAAGGCATCAACCTGACGGTCGCGGACAAGCTGACCATTGCCCGGCACCTGGACAACTTCGGCGTGGGCTTCATCGAGGGCGGCTGGCCCGGAGCCAACCCCCGCGACACGGAGTTCTTCGCCCGCGCACAGCAGGAGATCGAGTTCAAGAACGCCGAGCTGGTCGCCTTCGGCGCGACCCGCAGGGCGGGCGGCAGGGCCTCCGAGGACCCGCAGGTCAAAGCGTTGCTGGAGTCGGGCGCCCCGGTGATCACGCTGGTCGCCAAGTCGCACGACCGGCATGTGGAACTCGCCCTGCGCACCACGCTCGACGAGAACCTGGAGATGGTCCGCGACACCGTCTCCTACCTGCGCGAGCAGGGCCGCCGGGTCTTCGTCGACTGCGAGCACTTCTTCGACGGCTACCGTGCCAACCCCGAGTACGCCAAGGACGTCGTCCGGGCCGCCTCCGAGGCCGGCGCCGATGTCGTCATCCTCTGCGACACCAACGGTGGGATGCTCCCCGCCCAGATCCAGGCCGTCGTCTCCACCGTCCTCGCCGACACGGGCGCCCGGCTCGGCATCCATGCCCAGGACGACACCGGCTGCGCGGTCGCCAACACCCTGGCCGCCGTCGACGCAGGCGCGACGCATGTCCAGTGCACGGCGAACGGCTACGGCGAACGCGTCGGCAACGCCAACCTCTTCCCCGTCGTCGCCGCCCTGGAACTGAAGTACGGCAAGACCGTCCTCCCCGAGGGCGCACTCGCCGACATGACCCGCATCTCGCACGCCATCGCCGAGGTCGTCAACCTCACGCCGTCCACGCACCAGCCCTATGTGGGTGTCTCCGCCTTCGCCCACAAGGCCGGGCTGCACGCCTCCGCCATCAAGGTCGACCCGGACCTCTACCAGCACATCGACCCGGCGCTGGTCGGCAACACCATGCGGATGCTCGTCTCCGACATGGCGGGCCGCGCCTCCATCGAGCTCAAGGGCAAGGAGCTCGGCATCGACCTCGGGGGCGACCGCCAGCTCATCGGGCGCGTCGTCGAGCGGGTCAAGGAGCGTGAGCTCAAGGGCTACACGTACGAGGCCGCGGACGCCTCCTTCGAACTGCTGCTGCGCGCCGAGGCCGAGGGCCGGGTTCGCCGCTACTTCCGTACGGAGTCCTGGCGCGCGATCGTCGAGGACCGCCCCGACGGCACCCACGCCAACGAGGCGACCGTGAAGCTCTGGGCCAAGGGCGAGCGTCTCGTCGCCACGGCCGAGGGAAACGGCCCCGTCAACGCACTCGACCGGGCGCTGCGCGTCGCCCTGGAGCGGATCTACCCGCAGCTCGCCAAGTTGGAGCTGGTCGACTACAAGGTCCGCATCCTGGAGGGCCGCACCGGCACCGAGTCCACCACCCGGGTGCTCATCACCACGGGCGACGGCACCGGCGACTGGGCGACCGTAGGCGTCGCGGAGAACGTCATCGCGGCGTCCTGGCAGGCGCTGGAGGACGCGTACACCTACGGCCTGCTGCGGGCCGGGGTCGAGCCCACGGAGTAA
- a CDS encoding MFS transporter, with protein MGREQWKKIWVGSAGNMVEWFDWFVYATFAVYFADSFFPEGNETANLMNTMGIFAVGFFMRPVGGWLLGRIGDRKGRKAALTLTVTLMSASAILIAVAPTYAVAGYGGVAVLLVARLLQGLSVGGEYAASATYLTEASAPHRRGFASSFQYVSMTAGQLVGLGLQIVLQRNMSDAALHSWGWRIPFVVGALGAAIVFYLRRSMLETEVYAESDAAAQQDRGTLKALWKHKREAFLVMALTMGGTVAYYTYTTYLTKFLSKSAGMEKSTASLVSFCALFVFMCIQPLAGMVSDRVGRRPLLITFAVGSTFLTVPIMTMLKNAGTFWPAFGLALLALVVVTGYTSINACVKAELFPTGIRALGVALPYALANALFGGTAEYVALWFKDAGIESGFYWYVAGCAAVSLVVYLTMRETRDIDLGRVGAADPKAGQTTDPSGATSVTPAS; from the coding sequence CGAGAGCAATGGAAGAAAATCTGGGTCGGCTCCGCCGGCAACATGGTCGAGTGGTTCGACTGGTTCGTGTACGCGACCTTCGCGGTCTACTTCGCGGACTCGTTCTTCCCCGAAGGCAATGAGACCGCGAATCTCATGAACACCATGGGCATCTTCGCCGTCGGCTTCTTCATGCGGCCGGTCGGCGGCTGGCTGCTCGGCCGGATCGGTGACCGCAAGGGACGCAAGGCCGCGCTGACCCTCACCGTCACCCTCATGTCGGCCTCCGCGATCCTCATCGCCGTCGCGCCGACCTACGCCGTGGCGGGGTACGGCGGCGTCGCCGTCCTGCTGGTGGCCCGGCTCCTCCAGGGACTCTCGGTCGGCGGTGAGTACGCGGCCAGCGCCACCTATCTCACCGAGGCGTCGGCACCCCACCGGCGCGGTTTCGCCTCCAGCTTCCAGTACGTGTCCATGACCGCCGGACAGCTCGTGGGCCTCGGCCTCCAGATCGTCCTGCAGCGCAACATGTCCGACGCGGCGCTGCACAGCTGGGGCTGGCGCATCCCGTTCGTCGTCGGTGCGCTCGGCGCGGCCATCGTCTTCTATCTGCGCCGTTCCATGCTGGAGACCGAGGTGTACGCCGAGTCCGACGCGGCCGCCCAGCAGGACCGGGGCACACTGAAGGCGCTGTGGAAGCACAAGCGCGAGGCGTTCCTGGTGATGGCGCTGACCATGGGCGGGACGGTCGCCTACTACACGTACACGACGTACCTCACCAAGTTCCTCTCCAAGAGCGCCGGCATGGAGAAGTCCACCGCCTCACTGGTCAGCTTCTGCGCCCTGTTCGTGTTCATGTGCATCCAGCCGCTGGCGGGCATGGTCTCCGACCGGGTCGGCCGCCGCCCGCTGCTGATCACCTTCGCCGTCGGCTCCACCTTCCTGACCGTGCCGATCATGACGATGCTCAAGAACGCGGGGACCTTCTGGCCCGCGTTCGGCCTGGCGCTGCTCGCTCTGGTCGTCGTCACCGGCTACACCTCGATCAACGCCTGTGTGAAGGCCGAGCTCTTCCCGACCGGTATCCGTGCACTCGGCGTCGCCCTCCCGTACGCCCTCGCCAACGCACTCTTCGGCGGCACCGCCGAATATGTGGCGCTCTGGTTCAAGGACGCGGGCATCGAGTCGGGCTTCTACTGGTACGTGGCGGGCTGTGCCGCGGTCTCCCTCGTCGTCTATCTGACGATGCGCGAGACTCGCGACATCGACCTGGGCCGGGTCGGCGCGGCCGACCCGAAGGCCGGGCAGACGACGGATCCGTCCGGGGCGACGAGCGTCACGCCCGCATCCTGA